In Fusarium oxysporum f. sp. lycopersici 4287 chromosome 4, whole genome shotgun sequence, a genomic segment contains:
- a CDS encoding structural maintenance-chromosome 2, with product MRVIEIIIDGFKSYAARTVISGWDESFNAITGLNGSGKSNILESICFVLGITNMSIVRAQNSQDLIYKGEQAGVTKASVTIVFDNGDKNQSPIGFEEYATISVTRQITLGSTSKYLINGHRAQQQTVHNLFQSVQLNINNPNFLIMQGKITKVLNMKSMEILAMIQEAAGTKMFEDRKDKAFRTMAKKEMKLQELQELLKDEIEPKLERLRNEKSTFLEFQQIQNDLERLTRVVVAYDYSKRQERSEPLSIELECKKKQRQSLQDSVEHLRGEIAYLEDDTRRVQLQHGKELSKRAKGQGLAEIVRKHANDLVRLDTVIELKKLSLDDEREKELAARKTVIESEAALKDKTVIFDNIKATYDKTKKDLTKQSQDIESREELLQSLQTGVNSTISLGNSYQVQLRDAKNRATIAATEQEKAKLKIEHLQSRAREEAPRAQKATEHINDLLGSVNILKEEAQKLEKDLARVEVAPGKYQEMAEQELLLLKTLRDCSQKSDELKRQVAHINFSYADPTPGFDRSKVKGLVAQLFTLDKEHSEAGKALETCAGGRLFNVVVDSDVTGTQLLQKGKLRKRVTIIPLNRIAALKASAETVATAQTIAPGKVNLALSFVDYDNEIATAMEYVFGNTLICADAEIAKRVTFDADVKMRSITLQGDAYDPSGTLSGGSSPNSSCVLTTLQELNNLASQFTKAEQSLNELRVKIAEGRPKVDQARRIEQALAVKMHGIRLAEEQIRTNSSSTIIRAVGDMNAAIQQLHEDILEAKSRQAEANSDIWQIEKDMNDFNDNEVAKLAELQEMLEKLQSEHKKSLLDVRNLQKELQKANLDLEQTDSDLSAAREQLQEAELNIKKEEQEVENLSKDRTRLNDTHNTFQAQVDFEDARSNFFENELQNLDNISRSKKARIAEESLKMQQLIHQIEKLHNEQQGVASDLRQMDAEYDWILDERDKFGLTGTPYDFDRQNIGESKAKLRALAQRLQGMKRRVNPKVMNTLESVEKKEAALKLMIKTVIRDKKKIEETIASLDDYKKKTLHHTWEKVSRDCGQIFSELLPGGNSAQLDPPEGKTINDGLEFKVCLGNVWKANLMELSGGQRSLVALSLILALLEFKPAPLYILDEVDAALDPAHTQNIGRLIKTRFKSSQFIVVSLKDGMFQNANTIFRTRFSEGTSVVQTFKSAAC from the exons ATGAGGGTGATTGAAATTATTATCGAC GGTTTTAAGTCCTATGCCGCTCGCACCGTAATTTCGGGATG GGATGAGAGTTTCAACGCAATCACTGGCTTGAATGGCAGCGGTAAATCGAATATTCTCGAGTCTATCTGCTTTGTCCTCGGCATTACGAACATGTCCATTGTCCGAGCACAAAACTCTCAA GATCTCATTTACAAGGGCGAGCAGGCTGGAGTCACCAAGGCCAGCGTCACAATTGTTTTCGATAATGGAGATAAGAACCAATCGCCGATAGGATTTGAGGAATATGCCACGATCAGTGTAACGCGACAAATCACTCTTGGCAGTACTTCAAAATACCTGATCAACGGACATCGTGCACAACAACAGACAGTCCACAATCTTTTTCAATCTGTGCAGCTAAACATCAATAATCCTAACTTTCTTATCATGCAAGGCAAGATCACAAAAGTGTTAAACATGAAGTCAATGGAAATACTAGCCATGATTCAGGAAGCTGCAGGAACGAAAATGTTTGAAGATCGAAAGGACAAGGCTTTCAGGACAATGGCCAAGAAAGAGATGAAATTACAGGAACTTCAAGAGCTCCTAAAGGACGAAATTGAGCCCAAATTGGAAAGACTTCGGAATGAAAAGAGTACCTTCTTGGAATTTCAACAAATCCAAAACGATCTTGAGCGCCTCACGCGCGTCGTAGTCGCATACGACTATTCAAAACGCCAGGAGAGATCGGAGCCGTTGAGTATAGAATTGGAATGCAAGAAAAAACAACGCCAAAGCCTCCAGGACTCTGTTGAGCACTTGAGGGGTGAGATTGCCTACTTGGAGGATGACACTCGAAGAGTTCAATTACAACACGGCAAAGAACTCAGCAAACGCGCAAAAGGACAAGGGCTCGCAGAAATAGTCAGAAAGCATGCCAATGATCTCGTGCGACTGGACACAGTCATCGAATTAAAGAAGTTAAGTCTCGACGACGAACGGGAGAAAGAATTAGCGGCAAGGAAGACTGTCATAGAATCGGAAGCGGCACTCAAAGATAAGACAGTTATATTCGATAACATAAAGGCAACATACGACAAAACCAAGAAGGATCTCACAAAGCAATCGCAGGATATCGAGTCAAGGGAGGAGCTCCTCCAATCTCTGCAAACTGGTGTAAACTCGACGATTAGCTTGGGAAACAGTTACCAAGTGCAACTGCGGGATGCAAAGAATCGTGCCACCATAGCTGCTACGGAACAAGAAAAGGCCAAGCTTAAGATCGAACACCTCCAATCTCGTGCGCGGGAGGAAGCACCCCGAGCGCAGAAGGCCACGGAGCATATCAACGATCTCCTGGGCAGCGTGAATATTTTGAAGGAAGAAGCGCAGAAACTCGAGAAGGATCTGGCAAGGGTTGAGGTTGCACCAGGCAAGTATCAGGAGATGGCAGAACAAGAATTGCTTCTATTGAAAACTTTGCGCGATTGTAGCCAGAAATCCGATGAACTCAAGCGACAGGTTGCCCATATCAACTTCAGCTATGCAGACCCAACTCCAGGCTTCGATCGCTCTAAGGTCAAGGGCCTTGTGGCGCAGCTTTTTACCCTCGACAAAGAACACTCGGAGGCTGGTAAGGCTTTGGAAACTTGCGCGGGCGGTCGCCTGTTTAATGTCGTGGTTGACTCAGACGTCACTGGTACTCAACTGCTCCAGAAAGGCAAACTACGCAAACGCGTGACGATCATCCCTCTAAATAGGATCGCTGCTTTGAAAGCCTCAGCTGAGACTGTTGCGACAGCGCAGACCATAGCCCCTGGTAAAGTTAACTTGGCGCTATCTTTCGTGGATTATGATAACGAAATAGCCACTGCTATGGAATACGTGTTTGGGAACACTTTGATTTGCGCAGATGCCGAGATCGCCAAACGCGTCACCTTTGATGCTGATGTCAAGATGAGGAGCATTACTCTCCAAGGGGATGCCTATGACCCTTCTGGAACTTTGTCGGGTGGCAGCTCCCCAAACTCCAGTTGCGTCCTAACAACCTTACAAGAGCTCAATAACTTAGCGTCCCAATTCACTAAAGCAGAGCAATCATTGAACGAGCTACGGGTCAAGATTGCAGAAGGAAGGCCGAAGGTAGACCAGGCTCGCAGGATCGAACAGGCTTTGGCTGTGAAAATGCATGGAATCAGGCTAGCTGAAGAGCAGATCAGAACtaattcatcatcaactatTATTCGGGCAGTAGGGGACATGAATGCGGCGATCCAACAGCTGCATGAGGATATCTTGGAAGCAAAATCGCGACAAGCGGAAGCAAACTCTGACATTTGGCAAATTGAGAAGGACATGAACGACTTCAACGACAATGAGGTTGCGAAGCTGGCAGAACTTCAAGAGATGTTGGAAAAACTCCAGTCCGAGCACAAAAAGAGCTTACTCGATGTCAGGAACCTACAGAAGGAGCTCCAAAAGGCAAATCTAGATCTAGAGCAAACTGACAGCGATTTGTCAGCCGCCCGAGAGCAGTTGCAAGAGGCCGAACTGAACATAAAGAAAGAGGAACAAGAGGTTGAAAACCTTTCGAAGGATCGAACGAGGCTCAACGATACTCATAACACCTTTCAGGCGCAAGTCGACTTTGAGGATGCCAGATCCAATTTTTTTGAGAACGAACTTCAAAACCTAGACAACATCTCGCGTTCAAAAAAGGCACGGATCGCAGAGGAAAGCCTCAAGATGCAACAACTTATTCATCAGATCGAAAAGCTCCACAACGAACAACAGGGAGTGGCCAGTGATCTACGCCAGATGGACGCCGAATATGACTGGATCCTTGATGAAAGGGACAAATTCGGGCTCACCGGAACACCATACGACTTTGACCGCCAGAATATCGGGGAGAGTAAGGCCAAACTACGGGCTTTGGCCCAACGTTTACAagggatgaagaggagggtAAACCCCAAGGTTATGAACACGTTGGagagtgttgagaagaaggaagcgGCACTCAAACTTATGATCAAAACCGTCATCCgtgataagaagaagattgaagagaCTATTGCTAGTCTAGATGActataagaagaagacgtTGCACCATACATGGGAGAAGGTGAGCAGAGACTGTGGCCAGATTTTCTCTGAGCTTCTCCCAGGAGGAAACTCTGCACAGCTAGATCCCCCAGAAGGTAAAACAATCAATGATGGCCTTGAGTTTAAGGTCTGCCTCGGTAATGTTTGGAAAGCCAATCTTATGGAACTCAGTGGTGGCCAAAG ATCACTTGTTGCATTGTCACTCATATTGGCTCTGCTGGAATTCAAGCCTGCGCCACTGTATATCTTGGACGAAGTGGACGCTGCCTTGGATCCAGCTCATACACAGAATATTGGACGCCTTATTAAGACACGATTCAAAAGTTCCCAGTTTATTGTTGTCAGTTTGAAGGATGGCATGTTTCAAAATGCCAACACCATCTTCCGGACACGTTTCAGCGAGGGGACCAGCGTAGTTCAGACGTTTAAGTCGGcagcttgttga